The Corynebacterium freiburgense region CAGTAGTGATATTCGGTGGATATATCTAACGGGCATCCTAGCTGAGCAAAAAGGTGATTTGGAGGTAGCTCGAGAACACTATGAGCAAGTAATCGCTTTAAATCCACTAATTTCGGAACCATACCGAGCGCTCGCAAAACTGGCGATAAAAGATGGAGTGCTAGAAAAAGCAGGCGACTACTTGAGCATTGCCGTAGAGCATGAGCCAGAAAAAGCCGTGAATCATTTTATGGTTGCGTATCTTGCAGTGAAATACGATGCGCTGCCACCATGGGGTGAGGAAGCATTGGCTCGAGCAGAAAAACTGGGGTACGACCCAGCTGCCTTGGCCTATGTGAAAGCCGTTATGCGGATGAAAAAGGGCGATGAAGAAGGCGGAAAGCGCATAGTCTATGCCGCGTTAGAAGAGGCACCCGAAGATCCCAATCTGCAATATCTGGCCAGCCTTTTTGAATATGCATATGACGGAGATGCTGGTGTATTAGAAGGGTTAGTTTTCCAAAACCCGAACTACAGGCCAGGCACGATACTGTTAGTGCAAAAATATGAAAACCGATTGGTTTCAAACCGTTGGTGGATCGTTGTCCTCCTATTAGCTTCAGGGTTTGTGGGAGCGCAAAACCTTACGATCGCCCTTGCTGGAGTTTTCGTTGGTCTTATTTGTGCTGGTCTAGTGTTGCGCTGGAACCTTGCAAACGCACGCAATATTATCGGTGACTTCGCACACCAGGACTATATGCGTGAGCATAGGAATGTGAACATTGGTTTCGGTTTGGCAATCCTCGGAGCCATGCTGCCAATGCTTTATCCCTTGATGCCGCAAGCATGGATTGCATTAGGTGTCGCTGCCGCAATATTCACATTGCTTGGGTACCTCATTATGGAGGTTTCTATGCTGCGAAACTACGACTCAGAAGAACGTGACCTCATGCTAACTAAACAACTACGCGAATATCGAAATTATCGGTTTGCGCTGATTGGTGGTGGGGTGATTGCGGGTGTGAATAAGCTTGCTGAAACCTTCCCCGGCGAGGCATTTCATACAGTGCTTGTGGCAGTAGCTGCGTCTTTATTCTTGTCCTCTCTGATAGTGCTGGTAAAAGGCTTTCAAGAACGTGTTCGAACTACAAAAGTATTTGCCTCATTCTTTATGTTCTTATTTTTTACGTACTTAAGTGCGATATTTGGGGCGCTAGCGTTTATCCAGGTGTAGGACCTTGTGGGGTGCAACTGGCTTGGGTTTATTATTTTTAATAATCGCATCTTGGTTAGGTGCCCCAAATAGGAATATCCCCTCCATTTTGCCGACCTAGGGCGGAGTTTTGTGGAGAGGATTTGCGTTGTCGGGATAACAGGATTTGAACCTGCGACCTCTTCGTCCCGAACGAAGCGCGCTACCAAACTGCGCCATATCCCGTGGTACAAGTCAAGCTCATTCCTCGGTTTACTATAGTGGCTTGCTGGATCATCCAACAAAACTCGTGCTTATGGGCGTTCTACGATTCGGATCAGGGTTGCTGAGGGTGGGCAGAAAACGCGGAATGGTACGTACTTGGAATTACCTAAACCATTTGTTACGTGCATCCACATATTGCCGAACTTATGTAGGCCTTTGGCACGGCCGCGGTCGATTCCGCAATTGGTCACAATGGTGTGTCCACCAGGCAGGCAGATCTGCCCGCCGTGGGTATGACCGTGAAGGCTGAGTTGGTATCCATCGGTTTCAAATCTTTGAAGAATATGTGGTTCGGGGGAGTGCGAGAGTCCGATGGTGAGGTCGGCGTCTTGGTTTGGTGGGCCTGCAATAGTTTCGTAGTGGTCGAGCCTGTGGTGGGGGTCGTCTACTCCAGCGATTGCGAGGCGAACACCAGCGGTTTTAAATTCGATGCGTTTGTGGGTAGCGTCATGCCAGCCGTGTTCGATAAAGGCCGCGCGCATGCTTTTCCAGGGGAGTGCTTCGTCACTGACTTTTCGCTTTTTGCCTAGTAGATATCCGAAAGGATTGACTGGTCTGGGGCCAAAGTAATCATTTGAGCCGAAGACGAAGACACCGGGACGCCGTAGGAGTGGGTCGAGGGCGCGAAGTACGTGGGGGACGGCGTGGGCGTCGCCAAGATTATCGCCGGTATTGACTACAAGGTGGGGGTTGAGGGAATCCAGGGCGGAAACCCAGGCAATTTTCCGATTTTGATTGGGCAGCATATGGAGGTCTGAAATATGGAGGATTCGGAATTCTTTGCGCCCGTCGAGGGTGCCGGGGGCGAGCAGCGGGACCTCTACTTGGTGGAGTTTGAAATTGTAAATTTCACTATGGGCCCAAGCTGCAGTTGCGCCGCCGAGGGCGGTAAGACCGCCGAAAATACTGAAAATTTTTGCAGGTGTTCGCACAGCTTATGAGCGTACATGTATCGTCGCAAAGTATGAGTGAGTTAAAGGAACAGATTCGAAAAGACCTGACTGCAGCCATGAAAGCACGCGATAAAGAGCGCGTTGCAGTGTTGCGAATGCTCCAATCGAGTATTGTTTACGCCGAACGCGAGGGCGAATTGCACGAGGCAGACAATGCAGAGGTGCAGAAGGTCATTGCGCGTGAAATTAAAAAACGTTGCGAGTCCGCAACAATTTATGCTGAAGCGGGCCGCGCCGAATTAGCAGCTGCCGAAACCACCGAGGCAGATATCCTTGCAGAATACCTACCAAAACAACTTGACGACGCCGCGCTCAACCAACTCGTAGCAAAGGCTATCGCCGAAACTGGTGCTACCGGTATGCAGGACATGGGGAAAGTAATGAAGGCGGCCAGTGCAGCGGCCGCCGGTCAAGCAGATGGAAAACGTATCTCCGAGGCTGTAAAGGCGCAATTACAAGCGTGATGCCTCATCAATGAGTTGCTGGATTACATCAGAAATCTCATTGACTGCATTATCAATGTCCTGCTGGTTGGGCTGTGGCGGCCCACCGGTACCATCGGAAACC contains the following coding sequences:
- a CDS encoding tetratricopeptide repeat protein, yielding MDAQEKINRAYRLAEIGQYERAERIIQETAEECSSDIRWIYLTGILAEQKGDLEVAREHYEQVIALNPLISEPYRALAKLAIKDGVLEKAGDYLSIAVEHEPEKAVNHFMVAYLAVKYDALPPWGEEALARAEKLGYDPAALAYVKAVMRMKKGDEEGGKRIVYAALEEAPEDPNLQYLASLFEYAYDGDAGVLEGLVFQNPNYRPGTILLVQKYENRLVSNRWWIVVLLLASGFVGAQNLTIALAGVFVGLICAGLVLRWNLANARNIIGDFAHQDYMREHRNVNIGFGLAILGAMLPMLYPLMPQAWIALGVAAAIFTLLGYLIMEVSMLRNYDSEERDLMLTKQLREYRNYRFALIGGGVIAGVNKLAETFPGEAFHTVLVAVAASLFLSSLIVLVKGFQERVRTTKVFASFFMFLFFTYLSAIFGALAFIQV
- a CDS encoding metallophosphoesterase codes for the protein MRTPAKIFSIFGGLTALGGATAAWAHSEIYNFKLHQVEVPLLAPGTLDGRKEFRILHISDLHMLPNQNRKIAWVSALDSLNPHLVVNTGDNLGDAHAVPHVLRALDPLLRRPGVFVFGSNDYFGPRPVNPFGYLLGKKRKVSDEALPWKSMRAAFIEHGWHDATHKRIEFKTAGVRLAIAGVDDPHHRLDHYETIAGPPNQDADLTIGLSHSPEPHILQRFETDGYQLSLHGHTHGGQICLPGGHTIVTNCGIDRGRAKGLHKFGNMWMHVTNGLGNSKYVPFRVFCPPSATLIRIVERP
- a CDS encoding GatB/YqeY domain-containing protein; translation: MSELKEQIRKDLTAAMKARDKERVAVLRMLQSSIVYAEREGELHEADNAEVQKVIAREIKKRCESATIYAEAGRAELAAAETTEADILAEYLPKQLDDAALNQLVAKAIAETGATGMQDMGKVMKAASAAAAGQADGKRISEAVKAQLQA